A single Natrinema sp. HArc-T2 DNA region contains:
- a CDS encoding DUF309 domain-containing protein: protein MDDHTRDPTVDPPAGAPTGWNESAGRWEHATLRRATVHGVRLFNDGAFHESHDCFEAEWYNYGAGTIESKFCHGMVQVAAGVYKRVDFENDSGMRSLFETALGYLTDVPRDYYGVDVLAVRTTLTNALADPTRIDGWQLTLDGTQPIAHSDDYAYADALED from the coding sequence ATGGACGACCACACCCGCGATCCAACCGTCGACCCACCAGCCGGGGCCCCGACGGGCTGGAACGAGTCCGCAGGTCGCTGGGAGCACGCGACGTTGCGCCGGGCGACCGTCCACGGCGTGCGGCTGTTCAACGACGGCGCGTTCCACGAGTCTCACGACTGCTTCGAGGCGGAGTGGTACAACTACGGGGCCGGCACCATCGAGAGCAAGTTCTGTCACGGGATGGTCCAGGTGGCTGCCGGTGTGTACAAACGCGTCGACTTCGAGAACGACAGCGGCATGCGGAGTCTCTTCGAGACGGCACTGGGGTATCTCACAGACGTGCCCCGCGACTACTACGGCGTCGACGTGCTCGCGGTCCGAACCACGCTGACGAACGCCCTCGCGGACCCGACGCGGATCGACGGCTGGCAGCTCACACTCGACGGCACACAGCCGATCGCTCACAGCGACGACTACGCGTACGCCGACGCGCTCGAGGACTGA
- a CDS encoding succinylglutamate desuccinylase/aspartoacylase family protein: protein MRVAQLGSGTPEIAVVAGVHGDEPCGVRAVERLLDDRPTVKRPVKLIVANEKALERRVRFVDEDLNRTFPGDPNAKTHEGQLAHDLVSELEGCLTFSMHSTQSHADPFAIVNGVSETAKAIVPQLPVTAMVETSNFADGRLFSTVDTVEVECGLQGSETAAENADRLTRAFLTAVDALPGDTVRRDLPVYRLTDVIDKEQADTYEVFVENFTEVEAGAPFAAADGKKQVADEAFYPVLMSPNGYRNVFGYTAEKVDVLESPTAAD, encoded by the coding sequence ATGAGAGTTGCACAGCTCGGGTCGGGAACGCCGGAGATCGCAGTCGTCGCGGGCGTCCACGGGGACGAACCCTGTGGCGTCCGGGCCGTCGAGCGATTGCTCGACGATCGCCCGACCGTCAAACGCCCCGTCAAGCTCATCGTCGCCAACGAGAAAGCGCTCGAGCGACGGGTGCGGTTCGTCGACGAAGATCTCAATCGCACGTTCCCCGGCGATCCGAACGCCAAGACACACGAAGGCCAGCTCGCACACGACCTCGTCAGCGAACTCGAGGGCTGTCTGACCTTCTCGATGCACTCCACGCAGAGCCACGCCGATCCCTTCGCCATCGTCAACGGTGTGAGCGAGACGGCCAAGGCGATCGTCCCGCAGTTGCCCGTCACGGCGATGGTCGAGACGAGTAACTTCGCGGACGGACGGCTCTTCTCGACGGTCGACACCGTCGAGGTCGAGTGTGGGCTGCAGGGCTCGGAGACGGCCGCCGAAAACGCCGACCGGTTGACGCGCGCGTTTCTCACCGCCGTCGATGCGTTGCCCGGCGATACCGTCCGTCGTGATCTACCCGTCTATCGACTGACCGACGTCATCGACAAGGAACAGGCCGACACCTACGAGGTCTTCGTCGAGAACTTCACGGAAGTCGAAGCCGGCGCGCCGTTTGCCGCAGCCGACGGCAAAAAACAGGTCGCCGACGAGGCGTTCTACCCGGTGCTCATGTCGCCGAACGGCTACCGGAACGTCTTCGGCTACACCGCCGAAAAAGTCGACGTTCTCGAGTCACCGACGGCGGCCGACTGA
- a CDS encoding glutaredoxin translates to MEFPPNQGLDQEEVNEQVAETLEENEIVLFMKGTELMPQCGYSRKALGLISQHRDEFETVDVLESLDEYRVALNEQSGWETIPQTFVDGEFVGGSDILEELDERGELAETLNAA, encoded by the coding sequence ATGGAGTTCCCACCGAACCAAGGTCTCGATCAGGAGGAGGTCAACGAGCAGGTCGCCGAAACGCTCGAGGAAAACGAAATCGTCCTCTTCATGAAAGGGACCGAACTGATGCCCCAGTGTGGCTACTCCCGCAAAGCGCTTGGGCTGATCAGCCAGCATCGCGACGAGTTCGAAACCGTCGACGTCCTCGAGTCACTCGACGAGTATCGCGTCGCACTTAACGAGCAAAGCGGCTGGGAGACGATCCCTCAGACGTTCGTCGACGGCGAGTTCGTCGGCGGCTCCGACATCCTCGAGGAACTCGACGAACGCGGTGAACTTGCGGAGACGCTCAACGCGGCGTAG